Within Pecten maximus chromosome 15, xPecMax1.1, whole genome shotgun sequence, the genomic segment GAATTTGAAATTCAGCATCGGCCAGGGAAAGATCACGGAAACGCAGATGGATTGAGTAGAGTTCCGTGTGATCACTGTGTCGAAAAGACTTCTGGCAAAACTAGATGGAGCCATGTTCCACGGAGCTGGATTCACAGTTGCCTATTAAAGAAGCGCAGCAACAAGATAAAACAGTAAGGCAACTGGGCGAGTGGATCCGACAGCGCAAGCGTCCTGATTGCAAAGAGCAAAAGACTCTCCTGTGAGTATTGTGAGCAGACCCTGTCCAGGAAAGGGGATTTGCGGCGCCATATTGAAAGGCAACATCCGTCCAAGGCCCTCGACCTTACCTCGCCTAAAAAAACGGCGCTCGACCTCTTCGACGTCGGCAGTGACAAGTGCAACCACGACTGTCACACCAGCGAAGGCAGCGAAGGCTACGCCAGCTACCACGGTCACGGCGAACAATGCAGCTGCTGTTTCTGTGGTGCAAGGGAATGTTGAAGAAGCGGCGGAACTGTCCATCGGGGCAGATCCTGACATATCTATGAGGGCGTTTATTGTTAATGCCTGTGTCGTATCACCTTTGCGACATCCCACACCAGTTAAGTGGGCAGCGGAACCTAAGAAAGTTGTGGAGGAGGCAAAAGATGAGGAGAGCAGAGGGAAGGAGCGACACGTTGATGCCACCGATGTGTCTGTTCAGTGTGACATCATGAGAGTCAAGCGGCATCGCCGGGAGGAAAGCACGATAGGGACAACCACTGGACCAGATGGGGAAACAACGGTGACGCGGTCGTGCCACATTATTGAATGGGAGGAGTGTGAGTAACGCCAAGACATACAAAGTGAAATCGCGGGACGTGCCAGCACGCGGGACGAGCCAATCGCGGGACGCGGGAGTTCTAATGGACATGTTTTCATTCCTGCTTGGTTGGACGGGACGTCCACCATTAAGGGAGGGGGATATATCTAAGCGTTATGCATTCATGTTGATTTGTATAGTTCTGTGTATAATCGTATttgtgtatataagtataaatgTTTTTCGTATCTATATTAGTTATTGACTATGTCTTGTGAGTATGTATGTGTTGTAAGTTGAGAATTATTCTGGGGAGTGAGAACTTTGTGTATTTTCGTGTGCTGTACGGAAAAGAGTTAGTAAGCCACCGAGTGTGCCAACTACCATCTATTAACTTCATGTTACGCCGGCGCGGAATATGTATCACCGGGTGCTCACATCATGCTCGCACTTCTCTCTGTTGATGTCTCATGTAACCAATGTCTGGGAAAAATATCATCATTTAGACTTGTGAGGACATGCAATCACAACACAAACTCTGTAGggtttctttttatatttctgGTAAATATAGAGcctacaaatataaatataacaagtaTAAGTCCAATggacataatttatataaaagtaggttctttatataatttatataatacgCATATATGAAACTATATAATAGAACcgcattatatatatttatatatttacattcctaatgtggtttgctgatatgaacataccaagtgaaaacaacaaacatatgaccatgaatacactatgaaaatcgtatgaaaacattgtctctcgtgcaaatcacctgattaatcgggtcatattaatacgccatcgacagtaagacaggaagagtagcttcccttggatcgataacgttggtacgagataaatgttaaaaatattgagaGAGCATATactaatattatttttactttaatacttctttctttttgttttatacaaaattaaacaaaaaagaccggaaaatgcgaacgacattaaaacaatggcgtggtgcataggcgggatctcccggctgtctaataatttggcgtttcgtcgtatacatgacaaattttgctttttaataaaatttctcgttttctcgatataaattttttaaatcaaggttatgtaaatatatgaatttaatagatttttaaaattttcattgcggctatgaataccagtagctagctacatatcctccgaggcgagctaccgcgcgccacgggatatgtagccagctactggtattcatagccgcaatgaaaataaaaaaaatctattcaatccatatatatatatatgttgtgcTGTCTTACCAGGTAGTTGGGAATGATCAGTGGGGACTCATATATCCTGGTCCATGTCATAGCTAGGAATGAACGTGCGAGGGATTGGGGTGCGTGAGCTGATGTGGCCGCGCATGCGCCTACGAGAATCCTCGAGATGCATGCACAGACACAGGGGCTTCATGATATACATCCCACTCTCATTCAGATGACAATAACATGTACACGTGGAAAGGCTAGGCCCTGATCATGTATTGGGAAACCAATGTATACACACTGTCTACAATCAAATCGCAGTagttgtttggttgttttatatACTAGAGTCGAAGTAGCACCAAGGACGATCTTAGGCAGGAACCCTGGAGAGTAGGACAACGGTGAGTCAAGCAGGTTAAACCGTTACACTATATACcagtaaatcattatatatgtCAACAGTGTAACGTTAGCTGACTATATACCTTTACATCATTAtctatttaacaattaaacgcttggtagattgtatttattggcaaTCTTGGTGACAGATAAACGAGCGTCATTCTAtatatctgtcacccagattgcattgatattgacaacAAATACAATCTATCcagcgtttaattgttatatttacataaagaCGCGTTAATCTTCACTTTCTCTTTGCTAAATCTGGGGTTTAAGTTCAGCTATTCccctgtttgttcaattgaaagaacggcACATATGAAATCGATGTCATTGTAGTACTTGGTTTGCATTCAAATTCACGTGTTACAAAGCCTCGGCGTGACAACAAAGCACCAAAATAACGTCATATTGACACGATTGTTCTAAGTCGAAATCCCTGCTTGGTTTGATTAACACGCAACGCATTGACACACATTTTTTTTGACGctgacggaagtgacgtcatgtgatctgggctgcatttatacggttatcaataccatctggtttaacacaggagtaatgggagactgtcacacagaatgtaaatatatatatatatttacagtgtaaCGTCAGCTGACTATATACCATTACATCATTATCTATAGATGTTTACAGTGTAACGTCACCTGACTATATACCAGTAcatcattatctatatatgtttacaatgtAACGTCAGCTGACTATACAACAGTACaccattatctatatatgtttaaacTGTAACATCAGCggactatataacagtacatcattatctatatatgtttacagtaaaacGTCAGATGACTATATACCAGTtcattattatctatatatgttatatgtgtaaCGTCAGTTAATAATACAACATCTCTAATTCATTTGTTTGCGTCTTATATCTACAGACTTTGTTATAACCTTCTATACTTTTAGTGGGTGAATCTTATATCAAACGATGTGGATCTTGCATGTTCTGGTGTTTGCAGGAACACTGCACCTCGGTAAGTATTACAGATTGTAAAACAGGTCAAAAATAGTTGTTAAGGAAACCGTATAGTGCATAGCAGTAAACCAAAGGATAATTATGTTGAAATCATATTCCCTAACCTTGCATATCATTTTAGAATTTTATCCTGGATCCTGTGTTATTGTTCTTTCCGTATGCACGATTCTCATTCACTGTTCTTGGACATTCTGCAAGCATGTTTCTAATCCTCTGTTTTTGCACTTTCCGTATGCACAATTCTTATCCCATGTTTTTGCACATAACGCAAACATGATTCTCTTCTTTTGTTCTTGCACCTTCAGTAAGCATGATTACCATCCTTTGTTTTTGCACATTACTTCAAGCTTAATAATCATCCTCTGTTCTTGCACATTACTCCAGCTTAATAATCATCCTGTGTTCTTGCACATTACTCCAGCTTGATAATCAACCTCTTGCACCTTCCCTAGGTATGATTTTCATGCTCTGTTCTAGCTCACTACTCAAACTTAATAATCATCCTCTGTTCTTTCTCAGTACTGAAGCTTAATAATCATCCTCTAGTCTTTCACCTTCCGTAAGCATAATTCCTTTCCTTTATTCTTGCACCTTCCGTAATCATGATTCTCCTCTGTTCCTCTCTTCTCGAACCTTCTGTAAGCATGATATTCATCCTGTTTTCTTGCACCTGCCACAGGCATGATCCTCATCATCTTGCCTGTTTTTGTAAGCATGAATATATCACATATCGGCTTCAATCACAGACCTATTGCATGGCAATACTTCGGTTGGCGTTGTTCAGAAACACAAACAGTAGTGACCATTCTGTACCTCCGCCAAAGTATAGAGTTCATTTTAAGACACTTACACTCCTAGCTGTTCTCTACTAATTAGTTAGTATATACTATTAATCAATTATATACCAATTAACTTGATTAGAGGTACGCCACGTCAATATTAACTTCCTCATGAATAATTAATACCTCTTTCATTTTGGAAAATGTAACAGATTGATTGGTACCTACAATTATTGCTTAAATTTCATTAGAATTCATTTTATGTCCTGGATGATACCACTTTTCCAGAC encodes:
- the LOC117343293 gene encoding uncharacterized protein LOC117343293 gives rise to the protein MDPADKSKTAFVIRKSLFQFNVLPFGLCNAPATFERLTETVLSKLQWEVCLIYLDDIIVHGRTFDECLKNLDSVFGRAVSGSGSEAETPKVPCPGKGICGAILKGNIRPRPSTLPRLKKRRSTSSTSAVTSATTTVTPAKAAKATPATTVTANNAAAVSVVQGNVEEAAELSIGADPDISMRAFIVNACVVSPLRHPTPVKWAAEPKKVVEEAKDEESRGKERHVDATDVSVQCDIMRVKRHRREESTIGTTTGPDGETTVTRSCHIIEWEECE